A DNA window from Niabella yanshanensis contains the following coding sequences:
- the purB gene encoding adenylosuccinate lyase, with amino-acid sequence MSLTAISPIDGRYSKQVQSLQEYFSEYALIKYRVIIEIEYLLLLADKKFLKLSAGAKKHLQGLKENFSIANAEAIKEIEKTTNHDVKAVEYFLKTELDKTDAQEAKEWIHFGLTSQDVNNTAIPLLWKHSLEFELLPAYLNLQNHLHQLAQDFKEIPMLAKTHGQPASPTRLGKEIMVFVERLENQIRLFSYIPVAAKFGGATGNFNAHHVAYPKTDWIKFGNHFVEEVLALQRMQFTTQIEHYDNLAAHFDCIKRINTILLDLCRDIWTYISMEYFKQKTKAGEVGSSAMPHKVNPIDFENAEGNIGVANAMLEHLSAKLPVSRLQRDLTDSTVLRNIGVPVAHTIIAIKSIEKGLGKLVLNESALKADLDNNWAVVAEAIQTILRREKYPNPYEALKELTRGKEGITKQSLHKFITSLKVSAEIKAELKKITPHNYTGVVAKY; translated from the coding sequence GTAAACAGGTTCAAAGCCTGCAGGAATATTTCAGTGAATATGCATTAATTAAGTATCGCGTTATAATTGAAATTGAATACCTGCTGCTATTGGCAGATAAAAAGTTCCTGAAATTGTCTGCCGGTGCTAAAAAGCATTTGCAGGGGTTAAAGGAAAACTTCAGCATAGCAAATGCAGAAGCTATTAAAGAAATAGAAAAGACTACTAACCACGATGTTAAGGCGGTAGAGTATTTTCTAAAGACAGAACTGGATAAAACAGATGCACAGGAAGCAAAAGAGTGGATCCATTTTGGTTTAACGTCACAAGACGTCAATAATACCGCCATTCCGTTACTGTGGAAGCATAGCCTGGAGTTTGAACTGCTGCCGGCCTATCTGAACCTGCAAAATCACCTGCATCAACTCGCACAGGATTTTAAAGAAATCCCGATGCTGGCTAAAACCCATGGTCAACCAGCGTCTCCAACCAGGTTGGGAAAAGAAATAATGGTTTTTGTAGAGCGTCTGGAAAACCAGATCCGCCTGTTCTCCTATATACCGGTTGCCGCTAAATTTGGTGGCGCCACCGGAAATTTTAACGCACATCATGTAGCCTATCCTAAAACAGACTGGATCAAATTCGGAAATCATTTTGTTGAAGAAGTGTTAGCCCTGCAAAGAATGCAGTTTACTACGCAAATTGAGCATTATGATAACCTGGCTGCTCATTTCGACTGTATCAAACGCATCAATACTATTTTGCTTGATCTGTGCCGCGACATATGGACCTATATCAGCATGGAGTATTTCAAACAAAAAACCAAAGCCGGCGAGGTAGGGTCTTCCGCTATGCCCCATAAAGTAAACCCTATCGACTTTGAGAATGCTGAGGGGAATATAGGCGTAGCTAATGCAATGCTGGAGCATCTTTCGGCTAAATTACCGGTTAGCCGTTTGCAGCGTGACCTAACCGATAGCACCGTTTTACGTAATATTGGTGTACCGGTAGCGCATACTATTATCGCTATCAAAAGCATCGAAAAAGGTTTAGGCAAGCTGGTATTAAACGAATCGGCATTGAAAGCAGATCTGGATAATAACTGGGCAGTAGTGGCGGAGGCTATTCAAACGATCCTGCGTCGCGAAAAATATCCGAATCCTTACGAAGCATTGAAAGAATTAACAAGAGGTAAAGAGGGTATTACGAAGCAGTCGCTGCATAAATTTATTACATCCTTAAAAGTTTCTGCTGAAATTAAGGCTGAGCTGAAAAAAATAACGCCGCATAATTACACGGGGGTAGTTGCCAAGTACTAG
- a CDS encoding Uma2 family endonuclease encodes MKNKSSDYEITTVVQPDIGIICDESKIDERGCIGTPDLIIEVLSPYTAKKT; translated from the coding sequence GTGAAGAATAAATCTTCCGATTACGAAATTACAACTGTTGTACAACCCGATATCGGTATCATTTGCGACGAATCCAAAATTGATGAACGTGGCTGCATTGGCACGCCTGACCTGATTATAGAAGTACTATCGCCTTACACTGCAAAAAAGACATGA
- a CDS encoding Uma2 family endonuclease, with translation MITDISQLDRNKKYTYADYLTWRLKEAVELIKGKLFILSPAPASWHQKIAANLVLKIGNYFDGKNCNMFFAPLM, from the coding sequence ATGATAACGGATATCTCCCAGTTAGACCGTAATAAAAAATATACTTATGCCGATTATTTGACCTGGCGTTTGAAAGAAGCGGTGGAACTCATTAAAGGAAAGCTGTTTATTTTATCACCGGCGCCGGCATCCTGGCATCAGAAAATTGCCGCTAATCTGGTACTAAAAATTGGAAATTACTTCGATGGCAAAAATTGCAATATGTTTTTTGCCCCTTTGATGTAA
- a CDS encoding peptide chain release factor 3 gives MKFHDEIMRRRTFAIISHPDAGKTTLTEKFLLFGGAIQVAGAVKSNKIKKSATSDFMEIERQRGISVATSVMSFEYNGILINLLDTPGHKDFAEDTYRTLTAVDSVILVVDSVNGVEDQTRRLMEVCRMRDTPVIVFINKMDRDGKNRFDLLEEIEKELNIQLHPMTWPINSGKEFKGVYNLYDRNLRLFAANTKAEGDESIAITDLNDTVVEEMLGTADAAILREDVELVDGVNGELNAEDYLAAKVSPVFFGSAINNFGVKEMLDTFIRIAPTPQSRETSARKVDVEEAKLSGFVFKIHANLDPKHRDRIAFFRVCSGRFERNKYFHHVRLDKDVRFSNPYSFMARDKSVIEDAYAGDVVGLFDTGNFKIGDTLTEGEDFYFTGIPSFSPEIFKEVVNKDPMKTKQLEKGLMQLTDEGVAQLFTQFGGTKKIIGCVGELQFEVIQYRLLHEYGASVEFRALPFYKATWLTSEDPKKLHDFVRFKQANSALDKDGHDVYLAQSEWFLNTEISNNPDIKFHFTSEIHKAE, from the coding sequence ATGAAGTTTCACGACGAGATCATGCGGAGGCGCACGTTTGCCATCATCAGTCACCCCGACGCCGGTAAAACAACGCTTACCGAAAAATTCCTGCTTTTTGGTGGCGCCATACAGGTTGCAGGTGCCGTAAAAAGCAACAAAATAAAAAAATCTGCCACTTCAGATTTTATGGAGATCGAGCGGCAAAGAGGTATCTCTGTTGCAACTTCTGTGATGAGTTTTGAATATAATGGTATACTGATCAATCTCTTAGATACGCCCGGTCACAAGGATTTTGCTGAAGACACCTATCGCACGCTTACCGCCGTTGACAGTGTAATATTGGTAGTAGACAGTGTTAATGGGGTTGAGGATCAAACCCGTCGACTGATGGAGGTATGCCGCATGCGTGATACGCCGGTAATTGTTTTCATCAACAAAATGGACCGGGATGGTAAAAACCGTTTTGATCTTTTAGAAGAGATAGAAAAGGAACTGAATATCCAATTACACCCTATGACCTGGCCTATTAACAGTGGTAAGGAATTTAAAGGAGTGTATAATTTATACGACAGGAACCTGCGCCTGTTTGCTGCCAATACCAAGGCGGAGGGCGATGAATCAATAGCTATAACGGACCTGAACGACACGGTTGTTGAGGAAATGCTGGGAACTGCCGATGCGGCTATCTTACGGGAAGATGTGGAGCTGGTAGATGGCGTGAACGGTGAATTAAACGCAGAAGACTACCTCGCAGCGAAAGTATCCCCCGTATTTTTCGGGAGTGCGATCAACAATTTCGGTGTAAAAGAAATGCTGGATACTTTTATTCGCATTGCCCCTACTCCGCAAAGCCGCGAAACTTCGGCACGGAAAGTAGATGTTGAAGAGGCTAAACTAAGTGGATTTGTATTTAAAATACACGCAAACCTGGACCCGAAGCACCGCGACCGTATTGCGTTTTTCAGGGTTTGCAGCGGCAGGTTCGAAAGAAATAAATATTTCCATCATGTACGCCTGGACAAGGATGTGCGTTTCAGTAATCCCTATTCTTTTATGGCGCGCGACAAAAGTGTTATAGAAGACGCTTATGCCGGAGATGTGGTAGGCTTGTTTGATACCGGCAACTTTAAGATCGGCGACACCCTGACTGAAGGTGAAGATTTCTATTTTACAGGTATCCCATCTTTCTCCCCGGAAATATTTAAAGAGGTGGTCAATAAAGACCCCATGAAGACCAAGCAACTGGAAAAAGGATTAATGCAATTGACAGATGAAGGGGTGGCACAGCTATTTACCCAGTTTGGCGGTACTAAAAAGATTATTGGTTGTGTGGGAGAACTTCAATTTGAGGTCATTCAATATCGATTGCTGCATGAGTATGGTGCAAGCGTTGAATTCAGGGCTTTACCATTTTATAAAGCCACTTGGCTTACTTCAGAGGACCCTAAAAAATTGCACGACTTTGTACGCTTCAAACAAGCCAATTCCGCTTTAGACAAAGACGGGCATGACGTATACCTGGCCCAAAGTGAGTGGTTTTTAAATACGGAGATCAGCAACAACCCTGATATTAAATTCCATTTTACAAGTGAGATACATAAGGCTGAGTAA
- a CDS encoding DNA polymerase domain-containing protein → MKGPSFYHKDAGDSAPDWVSSVEVYSESNNKNIDYIVCNDKATLLYLANLGCIEMNPWNSTVKKQEHPSYLIIDIDPSDKNTFDQVIDVALATQQVLDECGVKSYCKTSGSSGLHVFVPMGNKYDYEHVKNFAHLTAMKVTELLPDFTTLERNLKKRGNSKIYVDYLQNRRGQTIASAYSVRPKKGATVSTPLDWKEVKKGLHPSQFDIYTVPKRVAKIGDIFKPVLGRGVDIMKCLKKMEG, encoded by the coding sequence ATTAAAGGCCCCAGCTTCTATCATAAAGATGCCGGGGACAGCGCGCCGGATTGGGTTAGCTCAGTTGAGGTATATTCGGAAAGCAATAATAAAAACATTGATTATATAGTTTGCAACGACAAAGCCACCCTGCTTTATCTGGCCAACCTGGGTTGTATAGAAATGAATCCCTGGAACAGCACTGTTAAAAAGCAGGAGCATCCCAGTTACCTTATTATTGATATTGATCCCTCCGACAAAAATACCTTTGACCAGGTTATTGACGTGGCGCTGGCTACTCAACAGGTACTGGACGAATGCGGTGTAAAATCATACTGTAAAACATCAGGATCTTCCGGCCTCCATGTATTTGTACCTATGGGGAACAAATATGATTATGAGCATGTAAAGAATTTCGCACACCTGACCGCTATGAAAGTGACCGAGTTATTGCCGGATTTCACCACCCTGGAGCGCAATCTGAAAAAAAGAGGTAACAGTAAAATATATGTAGATTACCTGCAAAACCGCAGGGGACAAACCATTGCCAGCGCTTATAGCGTTCGCCCCAAGAAAGGCGCCACCGTTTCTACCCCTTTAGACTGGAAGGAAGTAAAAAAAGGCCTGCATCCTTCTCAATTTGATATTTATACGGTTCCCAAACGTGTTGCCAAAATTGGAGATATCTTCAAGCCGGTACTGGGTCGCGGCGTAGACATAATGAAGTGCCTTAAAAAAATGGAAGGTTAA
- the ligD gene encoding non-homologous end-joining DNA ligase: protein MLASLGDQPFDDPEWIFEIKWDGYRAIAEIREELKLYSRNGISFVKKFAPITEALKEQQHEMVLDGEIVAYNDDNLPDFQTLQHFGEHPGVPLVYHVFDLLYLNGHATTSLSNIQRKDLLKEALIENDFIKYCDHVKQKGVDFFEAAKENNLEGIIAKRADSTYNEGRRTAEWLKIKHHNTEEVIIAGFTEPRGSRKKFGALILGRYKNDKLLYAGHTGTGFNAATLNDMYQKLKPLIRKTCPFAIKPKTNMPATWVQPKLVANIKYSELTEEHIFRHPVFMGLRVDKAPEEVIIPKNEKVMTKAKNTAQGDLKSAVVKTSGKNNTIKEKDTRIKVGKQEVNLTNQSKIYWPDEGYTKGDLIAYYDHMSTFILPYLKDRPESLEPLSQWD, encoded by the coding sequence ATGCTGGCCAGCCTGGGCGATCAGCCTTTTGATGACCCCGAATGGATTTTCGAAATTAAATGGGACGGTTACCGGGCCATTGCAGAAATTCGAGAGGAGTTAAAGCTATATTCCCGCAATGGCATTTCATTTGTTAAAAAGTTTGCACCTATTACCGAAGCTTTGAAAGAACAACAACACGAGATGGTACTCGACGGTGAAATTGTTGCTTATAACGATGACAATTTACCCGATTTTCAAACCCTTCAGCATTTTGGCGAGCATCCCGGGGTTCCTCTTGTCTACCACGTTTTCGACCTCTTGTATCTGAATGGACATGCCACCACTTCTCTTTCCAATATCCAAAGAAAAGATTTATTGAAGGAAGCTCTTATTGAAAATGATTTTATAAAATATTGTGATCATGTAAAGCAGAAGGGAGTCGACTTTTTTGAAGCAGCCAAAGAAAACAACCTGGAAGGGATTATTGCTAAAAGAGCTGACTCTACCTACAATGAGGGACGTCGCACAGCTGAATGGCTGAAGATCAAACATCACAATACCGAGGAAGTAATTATTGCCGGCTTTACTGAACCGAGGGGATCACGAAAAAAGTTTGGTGCACTGATTTTAGGTCGCTATAAAAATGACAAGTTGCTTTATGCCGGGCACACCGGGACCGGTTTTAATGCGGCTACATTAAATGATATGTATCAAAAATTGAAGCCCCTGATCAGGAAAACTTGCCCGTTTGCCATTAAACCCAAAACCAATATGCCAGCTACCTGGGTGCAACCTAAACTCGTAGCCAATATAAAATACTCCGAACTCACTGAAGAGCATATATTCAGACATCCGGTTTTCATGGGCTTAAGAGTTGACAAAGCTCCTGAGGAAGTAATCATACCTAAAAATGAAAAAGTCATGACCAAAGCAAAGAATACCGCCCAAGGGGATTTAAAATCAGCAGTTGTCAAAACATCCGGGAAGAACAATACAATAAAAGAAAAGGATACAAGGATTAAGGTTGGGAAACAGGAAGTAAATCTTACCAATCAAAGTAAAATATATTGGCCGGATGAAGGTTATACCAAAGGCGATTTGATTGCTTATTATGATCACATGTCAACATTCATTCTCCCCTACCTGAAAGACAGGCCCGAAAGCCTGGAACCGCTTTCCCAATGGGATTAA
- a CDS encoding DNA polymerase ligase N-terminal domain-containing protein — protein MATLSNYNKKRNFRSTAEPKGKPAKSGKQLKFVIQRHAASRLHYDFRLEMEGVLKSWAVPKGPSLNPGDKRLAMMVEDHPYGYRTFEGTIPEGNYGAGEVEIWDEGTYEALQKDSRKKDESILLKELKDGSIKFTLHGKKLKGEFALVKMRTEDAGNAWLLIKHKDEHAVTTKYDAEKFTNKTSKVTKAVKAKAAGKAGSQKPARPAGGQAVKKKPGPMSRPLQKVT, from the coding sequence ATGGCAACACTGAGTAACTATAATAAGAAAAGAAATTTCCGGTCTACAGCCGAGCCAAAAGGCAAACCGGCAAAGAGCGGTAAGCAGCTCAAATTTGTAATACAACGTCATGCCGCTTCAAGACTTCATTATGATTTCCGGCTGGAGATGGAGGGCGTTTTGAAGAGCTGGGCGGTGCCCAAAGGACCTTCTCTAAACCCTGGCGATAAGCGATTAGCCATGATGGTGGAAGATCACCCTTATGGTTACCGGACCTTTGAGGGCACCATACCCGAAGGAAATTATGGAGCGGGCGAAGTAGAGATTTGGGACGAAGGAACATACGAAGCACTGCAAAAGGACAGCAGGAAAAAAGATGAAAGCATTTTACTAAAAGAACTGAAAGACGGTTCTATCAAATTCACTTTGCACGGCAAAAAACTCAAAGGTGAATTTGCTTTGGTAAAAATGAGAACTGAAGATGCCGGTAACGCCTGGCTTTTGATCAAGCATAAAGATGAGCATGCTGTAACCACTAAATATGATGCCGAGAAGTTTACCAATAAAACCTCTAAGGTAACAAAGGCGGTGAAAGCGAAAGCCGCCGGGAAAGCAGGCTCTCAAAAGCCTGCCCGTCCGGCAGGCGGGCAGGCTGTAAAAAAAAAGCCCGGTCCGATGAGCCGGCCCCTACAAAAAGTAACCTAA
- the ku gene encoding non-homologous end joining protein Ku, with protein sequence MKAIWTGAIGFGLVNIPVKLYSATEESSLDLDMLDKKDHSHIKYKRVNEKTGKEVAWENIVKGYDYDGKYIVLDEKDFEKAMPEKTKILSIDHFVQEDEIDSIYFETPYFLEPQKNGEAPYTLLVEALKKTKMAGVGTFVMRNKEVLGILRPYDNIILFQRIRYDQEIRKTADLSVPKKSVKPAELKMAVTLIEQLSEKFDISAYKNTYSEKLMKVIEAKAKGKKVTAPKLRVAHVKTKDLMEQLKASLSAKKKAS encoded by the coding sequence ATGAAAGCTATATGGACCGGCGCTATAGGTTTCGGACTCGTAAACATACCCGTTAAGCTCTACTCCGCTACAGAAGAAAGCAGTCTGGACCTGGATATGCTGGATAAAAAAGACCACAGTCATATCAAGTACAAAAGGGTGAATGAAAAAACGGGGAAAGAAGTAGCCTGGGAGAATATCGTTAAAGGTTATGATTATGATGGTAAGTATATTGTGCTGGATGAAAAAGATTTTGAAAAAGCGATGCCCGAAAAAACCAAGATCCTTTCCATCGATCATTTTGTACAGGAAGATGAAATAGACAGCATCTATTTTGAAACACCTTATTTTCTGGAGCCGCAAAAGAACGGCGAAGCACCTTATACCCTGCTGGTAGAAGCTTTAAAGAAAACCAAGATGGCTGGTGTGGGAACGTTTGTGATGCGTAACAAAGAAGTACTGGGTATCTTAAGACCTTATGATAACATTATCCTGTTTCAGAGAATACGATACGACCAGGAGATACGTAAAACAGCTGATCTTTCGGTACCCAAAAAGTCGGTAAAGCCGGCGGAGCTTAAGATGGCGGTAACTTTAATAGAGCAGCTTTCCGAAAAGTTTGATATTTCAGCGTATAAAAATACTTATTCAGAAAAATTAATGAAGGTAATTGAAGCCAAGGCCAAAGGCAAGAAAGTTACCGCACCTAAGCTTCGCGTAGCGCATGTTAAAACAAAAGACCTGATGGAGCAACTAAAAGCCAGCCTGTCAGCAAAAAAGAAGGCCTCTTAA
- a CDS encoding glycoside hydrolase family 43 protein produces MKRSLVFFIALFLTAGIYAQKTTSGNPVFPGWYADPEVALFNKKYWIFPTYSAPYNKQVFMDAFSSKDLVNWQKHERIVDTSAVKWAWRAMWAPAIVEKDKKYYLFFAANDIQSDSEKGGIGVAVANKPEGPYKDYLGKPLIDRFHNGAQPIDQFVFKDKDGQYYMYYGGWRHCNVAKLKKDFTGFEPFVDGTIFKEVTPEKYVEGPFMFIRNGKYYFMWSEGGWTGPDYSVAYAIADSPMGPFKRVDKILQQNPAIATGAGHHSVLQIPGKDEYYIIYHRRPLTEKDGNSRVVCIDKMEFDSQGFIKTVQITNEGVAPRRIK; encoded by the coding sequence ATGAAACGAAGCTTGGTTTTTTTTATCGCCCTCTTTTTGACGGCAGGTATCTATGCTCAGAAAACCACATCTGGTAATCCTGTTTTTCCGGGTTGGTATGCGGATCCGGAAGTGGCGCTTTTTAATAAAAAATACTGGATATTTCCTACCTATTCTGCGCCTTATAATAAGCAGGTTTTTATGGATGCATTTTCATCCAAAGACCTGGTTAACTGGCAAAAGCACGAGCGAATAGTAGATACTTCAGCTGTGAAATGGGCATGGCGAGCCATGTGGGCGCCGGCAATCGTGGAAAAGGATAAGAAGTATTACCTGTTTTTTGCGGCAAACGACATCCAGAGCGACAGTGAAAAGGGAGGAATTGGTGTAGCTGTAGCCAATAAACCAGAAGGTCCGTACAAAGACTACCTGGGCAAACCGTTGATTGACAGGTTTCATAACGGGGCGCAACCCATCGACCAGTTTGTTTTTAAAGATAAAGATGGCCAGTATTATATGTATTATGGTGGATGGAGACATTGCAACGTTGCTAAATTAAAAAAAGACTTTACGGGCTTTGAGCCTTTTGTTGACGGTACCATCTTTAAAGAGGTAACTCCTGAAAAATATGTGGAAGGCCCGTTTATGTTCATCAGAAATGGTAAATATTATTTTATGTGGTCAGAAGGTGGCTGGACGGGGCCCGACTATAGCGTGGCCTATGCTATAGCAGATTCTCCCATGGGCCCCTTTAAAAGGGTTGATAAAATACTGCAGCAAAACCCGGCAATTGCCACGGGCGCTGGTCACCATTCTGTTTTACAGATACCCGGAAAAGATGAATACTATATTATATATCACCGCCGGCCACTTACAGAGAAGGACGGCAATTCCCGGGTAGTATGTATTGATAAGATGGAGTTTGATAGTCAAGGGTTTATAAAAACGGTGCAAATAACAAATGAAGGCGTGGCACCAAGAAGGATAAAATAA
- a CDS encoding ribulokinase, producing the protein MSQDVYVIGVDYGSDSVRSVILDARNGAEIASSVFEYPRWKKGLYCNAGVNQFRQHPLDYVEGLEFTVKNCLEKAGPELAKKVKGISVDTTGSTPVAVDETGTPLALNPQFAENPNAMFVLWKDHTSIKEANEINAHATKFETNYLQYVGGIYSSEWFWAKLLHVFRADEAVRNATASWVEHCDWLPFLLTGGTDVKDIKRGVCSAGHKGLWAKEFNGFPPNDFFATLDPLLNGFTAKLPADTYAADQAAGNLSAEWAERLGLSTDVVVGIGAFDAHMGAVGGQIEPYYLSKVMGTSTCDMLVVPAGEFGDKLVRGICGQVPGSVIPAMIGLEAGQSAFGDIYAWFKNLLAWPLQFVEDADLRKSIESRIIKELSEAAAKLPLHEDDELAVDWLNGRRTPDASQLLKGAIMGLNLGSDAPAIFKALVEASCFGARAIVDRFIEEGVPVKGLIGVGGVAKKSPYIMQVMADVMNMPIKIHKSEQTCATGAAMFAATAAGIYENVGQAMEAMGQGFDVEYHPIPENVAYYAKRMEQYNAFGKFIEETK; encoded by the coding sequence ATGTCTCAAGATGTTTATGTGATAGGTGTCGATTACGGATCAGATTCCGTAAGGTCGGTCATTTTAGATGCCAGGAATGGAGCAGAAATTGCTTCTTCGGTTTTTGAATATCCGCGCTGGAAAAAAGGTTTGTACTGTAATGCCGGAGTGAACCAGTTTCGCCAGCACCCGCTGGATTATGTAGAAGGACTGGAATTTACAGTTAAGAATTGCCTGGAAAAAGCTGGGCCTGAACTGGCGAAAAAGGTAAAAGGCATTTCTGTTGATACCACCGGTTCCACGCCGGTGGCGGTTGATGAAACGGGCACACCGTTGGCATTAAATCCTCAATTTGCCGAAAATCCTAACGCCATGTTTGTTTTATGGAAAGATCATACTTCCATAAAGGAGGCGAACGAGATCAATGCACATGCTACTAAATTTGAGACGAATTATTTGCAATATGTAGGAGGAATTTATTCCAGCGAATGGTTTTGGGCCAAGTTGCTGCATGTTTTTCGTGCAGACGAGGCGGTACGCAACGCTACTGCCAGCTGGGTAGAGCATTGTGACTGGTTACCATTTCTGCTAACAGGCGGAACCGATGTAAAAGATATTAAAAGAGGCGTTTGCTCGGCAGGTCATAAAGGTCTTTGGGCTAAAGAATTCAACGGTTTCCCTCCCAATGATTTTTTTGCAACCCTTGACCCATTGTTAAATGGATTTACCGCTAAGCTCCCGGCTGATACTTATGCGGCTGATCAGGCAGCAGGTAATTTGTCTGCAGAGTGGGCAGAACGGCTGGGCCTGAGTACTGATGTTGTAGTAGGTATTGGCGCTTTTGATGCCCATATGGGCGCCGTAGGGGGGCAAATTGAACCCTACTATTTAAGCAAAGTAATGGGTACTTCTACCTGCGACATGCTCGTGGTTCCTGCAGGAGAATTCGGGGACAAGCTGGTTCGCGGTATCTGCGGCCAGGTGCCCGGTTCGGTTATACCTGCAATGATCGGATTAGAAGCAGGACAAAGTGCGTTTGGTGATATTTATGCCTGGTTTAAAAACCTGTTAGCATGGCCCTTACAGTTTGTAGAAGATGCCGATCTGAGAAAGTCTATCGAATCCAGGATTATAAAAGAATTGTCTGAAGCAGCAGCAAAATTGCCGTTGCATGAAGATGATGAATTGGCCGTAGATTGGCTGAATGGCCGTCGTACACCCGATGCTAGCCAGTTACTGAAAGGTGCAATTATGGGATTAAACCTGGGAAGTGACGCGCCTGCTATATTCAAAGCATTGGTGGAGGCCAGTTGTTTCGGCGCACGCGCTATTGTAGACCGTTTTATTGAAGAAGGTGTTCCGGTAAAAGGATTGATCGGGGTAGGAGGCGTAGCTAAAAAATCGCCTTACATCATGCAGGTGATGGCAGATGTAATGAACATGCCCATCAAAATACATAAATCAGAGCAAACCTGTGCTACGGGTGCGGCTATGTTTGCGGCAACGGCTGCTGGTATTTACGAAAACGTGGGGCAAGCCATGGAGGCCATGGGGCAAGGTTTTGATGTAGAATATCACCCCATTCCTGAAAATGTAGCATACTATGCTAAACGCATGGAGCAGTACAACGCATTCGGGAAATTTATTGAAGAAACAAAATAG
- a CDS encoding L-ribulose-5-phosphate 4-epimerase: MNYKYIREAAYEANMQLPQLGLVLFTFGNVSEADRSQGLFAIKPSGVAYNDLSPEKMVIVDFDGNTVEGSLNPSSDTKTHAVLYKQWESINGIVHTHSTYATAWAQSQRDIPIFGTTHADYNTVDIPCAPPMNDEMIKGNYEYETGFQIINCFKEKNLDYREVEMVLVGNHAPFTWGKNAAKAVHNSAVLEQVAKMALLTEQINPQAPRLKQALINKHYERKHGPDSYYGQS, translated from the coding sequence ATGAATTATAAGTATATACGTGAAGCGGCTTATGAAGCCAATATGCAATTGCCGCAATTAGGGTTGGTGTTATTTACTTTCGGAAATGTGAGCGAAGCAGACAGAAGCCAGGGTCTTTTTGCCATTAAGCCCAGTGGTGTAGCTTACAACGATCTTTCTCCTGAGAAAATGGTGATCGTAGATTTTGATGGCAATACGGTGGAAGGCAGCCTCAACCCTTCGTCTGATACCAAAACCCATGCAGTGTTGTATAAGCAGTGGGAAAGCATTAATGGAATTGTGCATACGCATTCTACCTACGCAACGGCCTGGGCGCAATCGCAGCGCGATATTCCTATTTTTGGTACTACTCATGCCGACTATAATACAGTTGACATTCCCTGTGCGCCACCGATGAACGATGAAATGATCAAAGGGAATTACGAGTACGAAACGGGTTTCCAGATCATCAATTGCTTCAAAGAAAAAAATCTGGACTATAGAGAAGTAGAAATGGTGCTGGTGGGCAATCATGCACCCTTTACCTGGGGAAAAAATGCCGCAAAAGCAGTACATAACAGCGCAGTTTTAGAGCAGGTAGCTAAAATGGCTTTATTAACAGAGCAGATCAACCCGCAGGCGCCACGCTTAAAGCAGGCATTAATCAATAAACACTACGAGCGCAAACACGGTCCGGATAGTTATTATGGGCAGAGCTAA